From the Musa acuminata AAA Group cultivar baxijiao chromosome BXJ1-2, Cavendish_Baxijiao_AAA, whole genome shotgun sequence genome, one window contains:
- the LOC135608839 gene encoding uncharacterized protein LOC135608839, which yields MDLKSGSTGSSYGYSMNDERPAEEARHSPNASKETPLEKSVASRTEKVINSFLQDPLFKDTEVKLVEVAGNLLTENDILQMLLKHQLAIEELIDENLKLRQVLVEDFKVSPCRLQTKDVSRTEVYYPCSDCFKCRRRRRKAAR from the exons ATGGATTTGAAATCTGGAAGTACTGGCAGTAGCTATGGATATTCGATGAATGATGAAAGACCTGCTGAAGAAGCTAGGCATAGTCCTAATGCATCAAAAGAGACACCATTAGAGAAGTCAGTTGCAAGTCGTACTGAAAAAGTTATCAACAGTTTCTTGCAGGATCCACTTTTCAAGGATACTGAGGTCAAACTTGTTGAAGTG GCTGGAAACTTGCTCACAGAGAACGATATACTTCAAATG CTGCTGAAGCATCAGCTAGCGATCGAAGAATTGATCGACGAGAATCTGAAGCTGCGACAAGTACTCGTAGAGGATTTTAAGGTTTCACCTTGCAGGCTTCAAACAAAGGATGTCAGTAGAACAGAAGTCTATTACCCGTGTTCTGACTGTTTCAAATgccgtagaagaagaagaaaggcagCAAGATAG